One region of Oryza sativa Japonica Group chromosome 5, ASM3414082v1 genomic DNA includes:
- the LOC4339573 gene encoding large ribosomal subunit protein eL43y isoform 1 (isoform 1 is encoded by transcript variant 1) gives MTKRTKKAGIVGKYGTRYGASLRKQIKKMEVSQHSKYFCEFCGKFAVKRKAVGIWGCKDCGKVKAGGAYTMNTASAVTVRSTIRRLREQTEA, from the exons aTG ACGAAGCGCACCAAGAAGGCAGGAATCGTTGGCAAATATG GTACCAGGTATGGTGCCAGTTTGCGTAAGCAGATCAAGAAGATGGAGGTTTCCCAGCACTCCAAGTACTTCTGCGAGTTCTGTGGCAAG TTTGCTGTGAAGAGGAAAGCAGTTGGAATCTGGGGATGCAAGGACTGTGGCAAGGTCAAGGCTGGTGGTGCCTACACCATGAA CACTGCCAGTGCGGTCACGGTCAGAAGCACAATCCGTCGCCTGAGGGAGCAGACAGAAGCCTGA
- the LOC4339573 gene encoding large ribosomal subunit protein eL43y isoform 2 (isoform 2 is encoded by transcript variant 2) yields the protein MFVQTKRTKKAGIVGKYGTRYGASLRKQIKKMEVSQHSKYFCEFCGKFAVKRKAVGIWGCKDCGKVKAGGAYTMNTASAVTVRSTIRRLREQTEA from the exons ATGTTTGTGCAGACGAAGCGCACCAAGAAGGCAGGAATCGTTGGCAAATATG GTACCAGGTATGGTGCCAGTTTGCGTAAGCAGATCAAGAAGATGGAGGTTTCCCAGCACTCCAAGTACTTCTGCGAGTTCTGTGGCAAG TTTGCTGTGAAGAGGAAAGCAGTTGGAATCTGGGGATGCAAGGACTGTGGCAAGGTCAAGGCTGGTGGTGCCTACACCATGAA CACTGCCAGTGCGGTCACGGTCAGAAGCACAATCCGTCGCCTGAGGGAGCAGACAGAAGCCTGA
- the LOC4339574 gene encoding aspartic proteinase NANA, chloroplast: protein MARGKVVLMVVVCLAVAAAAASAASGGGHSRGRPGKSARLQLVPAAPGASMAERARDDRRRHEYISARLAASRRRRRAEETSSVSSAGAVAASAFAMPLSSGAYTGTGQYFVRFRVGTPAQPFVLIADTGSDLTWVKCRGAASPSHATATASPAAAPSPAVAPPRVFRPGDSKTWSPIPCSSETCKSTIPFSLANCSSSTAACSYDYRYNDNSAARGVVGTDSATVALSGGRGGGGGGDRKAKLQGVVLGCTTAHAGQGFEASDGVLSLGYSNISFASRAASRFGGRFSYCLVDHLAPRNATSYLTFGAGPDAASSSAPAPGSRTPLLLDARVRPFYAVAVDSVSVDGVALDIPAEVWDVGSNGGTIIDSGTSLTVLATPAYKAVVAALSEQLAGLPRVAMDPFDYCYNWTARGDGGGDLAVPKLAVQFAGSARLEPPAKSYVIDAAPGVKCIGVQEGAWPGVSVIGNILQQEHLWEFDLNNRWLRFRQTSCTQ from the exons atgGCGCGCGGGAAGGTGGTGTTGATGGTCGTGGTTTGtctcgccgtggcggcggcggcggcgtcggcggcgagcggtggggGGCACAGTCGCGGACGCCCGGGCAAGTCGGCGAGGCTGCAGCTGGTCCCGGCTGCCCCGGGCGCGTCGATGGCCGAGCGGGCGAGGGATGACAGGCGGCGGCACGAGTACATCTCCGCCAGGCtcgcggcgtcgcggcggcggcggcgagcggaggagACCTCGTCGGTGTCGTCGgccggggcggtggcggcgtcggcgttcGCTATGCCGCTGTCGTCGGGGGCGTACACCGGCACGGGGCAGTACTTCGTGCGGTTCCGCGTGGGCACCCCGGCGCAGCCGTTCGTCCTCATCGCCGACACCGGCAGCGACCTCACCTGGGTCAAgtgccgcggcgccgcctctcccagtcacgccaccgccaccgcctcgccagcggcggcgccgtctccggcggtggcgccgccacgGGTGTTCCGTCCCGGCGACTCCAAGACGTGGTCGCCCATCCCGTGCTCGTCGGAGACGTGCAAGTCGACCATCCCCTTCTCCCTCGCCAACTgctccagctccaccgccgcctgctCCTACGACTACCG TTACAACGACAactcggcggcgcgcggcgtggtGGGCACCGactcggcgacggtggcgctctccggcgggcgcggcggcggcggcggcggcgaccggaagGCGAAGCTGCAGGGGGTGGTGCTGGGGTGCACCACGGCGCACGCCGGCCAGGGGTTCGAGGCGTCCGACGGCGTGCTCAGCCTCGGCTACAGCAACATCTCGTTCGCGTCGCGCGCCGCGTCGCGGTTCGGCGGCCGCTTCTCCTACTGCCTCGTCGACCACCTCGCCCCGCGCAACGCCACCAGCTACCTCACCTTCGGCGCCGGCCCGgacgcggcgtcgtcgtcggcgccggcgccgggctcGCGGACGCCGCTGCTGCTCGACGCCCGCGTCCGCCCCTTCTACGCCGTGGCGGTCGACTCTGTCTCCGTCGACGGCGTGGCGCTCGACATCCCAGCCGAGGTGTGGGACGTCGGCAGCAACGGCGGCACCATCATCGACTCCGGCACGAGCCTGACGGTGCTCGCCACGCCGGCGTAcaaggcggtggtggcggcgctgagCGAGCAGCTCGCCGGGCTGCCGCGCGTGGCCATGGACCCGTTCGACTACTGCTACAACTGGACggcccgcggcgacggcggcggcgacctcgccgtGCCGAAGCTGGCGGTGCAGTTCGCCGGGTCGGCGAGGCTGGAGCCGCCGGCGAAGAGCTACGTGATCGACGCGGCGCCCGGCGTGAAGTGCATCGGGGTGCAGGAGGGGGCGTGGCCGGGGGTGTCCGTGATCGGCAACATCCTGCAGCAGGAGCACCTCTGGGAGTTCGACCTCAACAATCGGTGGCTCAGGTTCAGGCAGACGAGCTGCACCCAATGA
- the LOC4339575 gene encoding uncharacterized protein translates to MEAPAMEPGEMEAMLRAAAEFASYPGAHGDDTVRQFLEQYPLPKLLGALQSEADVPGMDETIAACLDKVFSSRYGASFLPSYGAFIQAGLLANSKNTRQLACKAVIHLLDKAGDSAVVVDTFVQHNLYPLLMNCLTEGDEEISAISLDGIKRLAQIPKGIEIIFPPNGQGSVQLHKVAAQSSSMARIRILSLIAKLFAVSTYTATAIYDSNLLSLFEDEIKDRRDMLKTLSALEVLYELVEHPHSNIFLLKTNLLQLMVDVINDSSADSIVRSRATLISGRLLSSADAFTTIDRNCVANLLLAIDKLLKMEESQNTDETESALEALGLIGTTSAGACLLLTDSSNAARHVVEASFGRQGRGKQLAALHAFGSISGVDRQEDQIKLDNQAEERLKRFVYTTARNSPKLTPSALLLSVLQQDPDIRITGYRVISGLVAREWCLMEICSKLDIINLVTDPKMEMTKLGMEARHDCCLAISKALSSSHLLHEPSLSELIGKLNEAVKRGPYLSERKRVEPQPVVVPAERF, encoded by the exons ATGGAggcgccggcgatggagccCGGCGAGATGGAAGCGATGCTCCGGGCGGCAGCGGAGTTCGCGTCCTACCCAG GAGCGCATGGTGATGACACCGTGAGGCAGTTCCTGGAGCAATACCCTCTGCCCAAGCTGTTAGG TGCATTGCAGAGTGAGGCTGATGTACCTGGGATGGATGAAACTATTGCCGCATGCTTGGACAAAGTATTTTCTTCGAGATATGGAGCATCATTTCTGCCAAGCTATGGT GCATTTATTCAAGCTGGATTGCTTGCAAACTCGAAGAATACCAGACAACTAGCCTGCAAAGCT GTGATACATCTTCTTGATAAGGCTGGAGATAGTGCTGTTGTTGTGGACACATTTGTTCAGCACAATCTAtatcctcttctgatgaattgTTTAACTGAGGG AGATGAGGAGATTTCAGCAATTTCTCTGGATGGCATAAAACGTTTAGCACAAATTCCTAAAGGCATT GAGATCATATTTCCACCAAATGGTCAAGGGTCTGTGCAACTCCACAAAGTGGCAGCTCAGTCATCGTCCATG GCACGAATTCGCATTCTATCACTGATAGCTAAGCTCTTTGCTGTGTCAACCTATACTGCTACTGCCATTTACGACTCAAATCTTCTCAGCTTATTTGAGGATGAGATAAAAGATAGAAGAGACATGCTTAAAACCCTGAGTGCACTAGAGGTCCTCTATGAG CTCGTGGAACACCCTCACAGCAATATCTTCTTGCTGAAGACTAATTTACTTCAACTCATGGTTGATGTGATCAA CGATTCATCGGCTGATTCTATTGTACGGTCAAGGGCAACATTGATTAGTGGGAGGCTTCTTTCTTCAGCTGATGCTTTCACGACAATAGATCGAAACT GTGTTGCAAATCTGCTTCTAGCTATAGACAAATTATTGAAGATGGAAGAAAGTCAAAATACAGATGAAACTGAGAGTGCATTGGAGGCCTTAGGCCTGATTGGTACAA CATCTGCTGGAGCATGTTTGTTGCtcacagattcatcaaatgCTGCCAGACATGTGGTAGAGGCATCCTTTGGTCGGCAGGGTAGAGGTAAACAGCTG GCTGCTTTGCATGCATTTGGAAGCATATCTGGTGTTGATCGGCAGGAAGACCAAATAAAACTGGATAATCAAGCGGAAGAACGCCTGAAGCGTTTTGTCTATACCACAGCAAGAAACAGTCCAAAACTGACACCTTCG GCTCTTCTTCTGTCGGTGTTACAACAAGATCCAGACATAAGGATAACT GGTTACAGAGTAATATCTGGCCTTGTTGCCAGAGAATGGTGCCTAATGGAAATTTGTTCAAAGTTGGACATAATCAACCTTGTTACAGATCCCAAAATGGAGATGACAAAACTTG GCATGGAAGCACGGCATGATTGTTGTCTGGCGATCAGCAAGGCATTATCATCATCACATCTTCTTCATGAACCAAGCCTTTCTGAACTCATTGGAAAG TTGAATGAAGCGGTTAAAAGGGGTCCTTATCTTTCTGAGAGGAAGCGTGTGGAGCCACAGCCGGTGGTTGTCCCGGCAGAGAGGTTTTAA